In the Fusarium falciforme chromosome 6, complete sequence genome, AAATCGTAACGACCAAGAGTTTCGAGGGTAACTGGATCCATCGCAAAAGGAGGTCCGTCTTCTTTCGAGGCCAGGAGCGTACCGCGCCAGAAGTACACATTGGTGTTTGAAACAGTTCGAATGATCCCTTTGACCATCTCATTGTCGGTGTATGGATTGCGGTATCTTCCGAACATGGCCTTTCGATGTTTGTCTTCGGCGTTGAATCTGTCGGTTCTCACATAGCGTTGCTTGAAGTCGACGTGGCCATTGCGGAACTGAATTGCGCTGACCATCCCATCGCCACTAAAGTTGACATCTTCCTCGTACACGGGAGGAAACCTGGGATCAGGCTGTACGCGAAAGAATGTGCCGTTGATGTCCTTGGGGAGGTTGCCGGAGATCTCGAGCTCCACCACATCGCATTCAAGTCTGGATGGCTGAAGAGGTCCTCGGAAGAAGGGTGTATCTGGATACTTGATAGTATCACCCACTCTCTTTCCATCGACGTACCCAACATCAGTATCAGATGAAGGTACACATTGCGGGCTCGAAATGGGCGCAGCCATGATAGCGAATAGGAATGACTATCCCAGTGGAGTCGTGGTACAGAATTGGACGTGTTTGCAAGGGAATTGTTGTTTTTAGAGAGGTTGTGATTCGTCCATAGATATCTTGGCCGAAGAGTTCGAGACTTTATCAAGAGACACTCTTACCCGGCTCTTCTCGGCACCATCGGAGGTATGCTGGCGACGTGTCATCAGAAGGGGCCAGAACTCAATCCTACTTTCCAGGACCATAGGCAGTTGTTGAAAGAGGGGTTGTAATTCACAGTAAATTTTGAGTTGACAGTGTTTTCGAAAGTCGTAGATCATAATTTGCGCCACATCGCGCTACCAGCTATTCTCCATGTTCCGTGGGACTACGAAGCCAGGGGAATCTGGACTGTCATTCGAAATTTGCGTTCAGATAGTATCAGACTATATATCAATTCAATAAACTGACTCTGCCAGCCCCAAGTCTACCACTCAACAGTCGGCATTGTGCGGTCCCCATTGTCCGTAAATAGTCAAAGCAATGAACTCGACGCCTTGCCTTGTACTTTTGCACATCAAGTTCCTCCACATTTCCGTATGGACCATAGGCCTGGATAGATGATTCTGGCCATGGACTACCCCCATACATGAATGTCATCCACGCTTGACGCATCTCCTTCCCGACTCTATCGGCGCCAGGATTGAAAGACAGATCGATCCCACCGAATAAGAAGATGAGATCCACGGCGTGATGAGCGCGACTAGATGCTTGCCACGGGTTGGCTTCATCTACTATGTACTGGTAAACCCTCTTGTTGTTTCTGCGCCATCTCTCGCTAATCTCCAATGCGGGAAGGGCGAATCTTGTGTCGTTGATAAGGTCGAGAACTCCAAGTCTAGAAGAAACAGGCCGTTCAGGGTAGATATGATACAGTTCTTTAAGCTTGGGGGCGTCTTGTGAGCAGTCACGGATGATTTCAACAATCTCTTCCGTCTTCAGAAGGTCAACGCCACTCCGCCATATAGCAGACTGGTCCATCATGTTAGCAACAACTTCTTGATCTCATAGCTGTGGACCAACCTCATATTCCACATcggatataataattccatCGATGTTTTCCGTTCTATTCTCCCAATCATCGAGGTCGGGTTCTTCCTGAAGCCACATAGAGGTTACTCCGCAGTTGATCAACGCCTGGACTAACGAGTCTGCACTACCGTCATGCATTGTGTCCCCTCTGGCTTGCAGCTCGGTTTTAATCCGTTTCAAAAGACCCTGTCCAACTTCCAGTGGTTGGGGAGGCGACAGATGGAGAGAGCCTGATGCCAATATGGCCTGGTAGACAGATTTCGGGGCTGTCTTGGATAACACATGTGCGTGGACATATACAGCACCTGCGCTTTCACCGGCAAGTGTAATTTTCTTCTGCGAGCAGCTTTAGTCGCGGGGGGGCACTGTGATGAGCAAGGGGGCCTGTTTACTCACCGGATCGCCGCCAAAATCTTGAATGTTATCCGATACCCATTGGAGAGCCAGCTTTTGGTCTTGGAGGGCGAGATTCCTTTCTCCTACACCATCCCCAAAGGCAAAGATATTGAGGCGGTAGTTGAAGGTGACAACGATAATGGGCTTATCGTTGTCGACTGATTCGGCCACAAACCTTGTGGGATCTCAGAGGACAAGTCAGCTCAATTCTCAGACAAGATTGCTAGAAGATATCTACCCACCGCACACTGGGCTCGCAGCTGATGCAAATGTCACACATTGAGAGCCGCCTGAAACTGTCTCAGCCCAGAATTTCTCACAGGCCCAAGAATAATACCATGAATCCACACGAGCACTGGAAAAAGCCCTTTGTCTTTTATGTCTGCGCTCGATGGGCGAGAGATATTCAAGTTCAAACAGTTGAATTCGTCTTCTTCAATGGTTGGACTCTCCACGTTTCGCGGCAGACGAAGGAGGTGGCCAACGTCAACTTTTGGCTGAGGACATTGCGGACTGGGCCACAGACGGGAGAATTAGCTGAACTGATACATGAACTCGCCGGAATTCACCAAATAATTACCCAAATTTTGTCGCATCTAGTTCCCTCGGGAGCGCATCATATTCCGGTTTGTGGAATCTCTTCGGAATGCGGCCATATGGAATGCCCCGAAAATGCCAGACGGGTCGTCCAAACCGCTCATCCTGGACCCCTTGAACGGTGCTGGATGACGTTTGTAGTGTAACAAAAGAATCAGTCATGGTGGCAGTGCCAGAAAGCAAAACGCTCAGAGCGAGCAATGAAATCTTGCTTTTCTCTCGTTAAAGTTTCCCTTGGGTCGCAATAATGGAGTCGAGTCAATTGCCGAGGCCCCATGCAGTATTGCGTGTTGTCACAGAGGGCCGCTTACGGGTCTTGCAGATCTTGGGCTCTCACCGTCTCCTCAGACCAACGTATCCAAAGGTGATTGAAGCAATTTCCTCAAGCCTGGACCGTTATCCAAGCTCCAAAGAATGAGTAGAATGAAAACGCATCATTTCTACTGAACCAGACAAGACCCGATCCCATCTTCCGTATGCCAAGGAGTAAAAACTCCAAGAATGCGCGGTCGGATGCAATCTACCGACGAATCTTCCGAACCATGCACCCCGCATTATACCCCGCCTCTGGTGGATAATCCAATCTGACTGATTGAATGGTAAGCATGGCTTGGGTTAGCAGGATGTTGGTATATGAGGAGGGTAGCGTGACGATGTCATATTTCGGTTGCTTCTGCTCAGACGACATACACCGATCTATCCCAGAAGACCGGCTAAATAGCTTTCACTATGGCCGAGAAGTACGACTATCAGAACATTTTTCACTGGGCTGAGACTCAGAAGGATGGTTCAATCCCTTCGTttgcgacgaggaagaatgATCCTTATGAGTACCAGGCCGGATTCAACAACCATTTTGAGTCTGAAGCTATTCCCGGAACTATCCCCCAAGGCCAGAACAGCCCTCGTGTGGTGAGGTTTGGCCTCTACGCCGAGCAGCTCACGACCTCCTTTGGCGCCGCTCGACATGCAAACAAGAACTCATGGCTCTACCGAGCACGACCAGCGGTGGCACATCAGGGATTTGTAAGACGACAGTTATTCAGTTGAGAACCGTGCTAACCACCCCCTTATAGACTGACCTGCCACAAGTTGAGGGAACTGAGAGCTGCTTCTTGCCTTTGAaccccaaggtcaaggtctcACCAACACAGCTTGCCTGGGTAAGTAGCTGtccagtttttttttttttggagGTCCAAAGCTAACTTTGGAAGCTTCCCTTTGACATTGTCGATGGCGCCGATTTCGTGTCTGGAATTCGCACAATCGCCGGCTCTGGCGACCCCACTCTGAGGGAAGGTCTGGCAACACACACCTTTACCGCAACCAAGAGCATGGAGAACCGTGCTTTTGTCAACTCTGACGGAGACTTCTTGATCGTCCCTCAACAAGGTGCCTTGGACATCCAAACCGAATTTGGACCCCTGTATGTTCAGCCCGGTGAGATCTGCGTCATCCAGCGCGGACAACGATTCAAGGTCTCCGTCGAGGGTCCGACCAGAGGTTACCTGCTCGAGATCTGGGGCTCGAACTTTGAGCTTCCTGAACTCGGACCTCTTGGATCCAACGGCATGGCCAACGCTCGAGACTTTTTGCATCCCAAGGCCAAGTACAACGTGACCCAGAACGACCCTTGGGAGATCGTTTACAAGCTGGGCGGACAGTTCTTCAAGAGCACACAGAATCACTGTCCCTTTGATGTCATTGCTTGGCATGGAAACTACGTGCCGTACAAGTATGACCTGACAAAGTTCATCAACGTTGGATCCATCTCTGTCGACCATATTGATCCTTCCATCTTTTGCGTTCTGACGGCCAAGTCGCGGGATCCTCAAGCGCCTCTCCTCGATTTCCTGATCTTCAGCCCCCGATGGTAAGTTTGCTTCTGACCCGTCGGTTTGAAAGTCGATGCTAACATGGGGTCACGCAGGGATGTTGCTTCACATACCTACAGACCTCCTTACTACCATCGAAACGCAGCTTCAGAGCTGATGGGTCTGGTTTATGGCGAGTATGCAGGACGTTCTGATGAGTTCCAACCTGGTGGTGTGTCCCTTGAAACAGGCTTTGTGCCGCACGGTGTGGCCTATGAGGTGAGTGTTTACTGTTAAATGAGATGACAACTGGAAATCTGACTCTGTGTAGGAATTCAAGGCTGCCTCGGCTCAGCCACCACCCGAGATGCAGATTTCCAAGGGCGCCATCGCCTTCATGTTTGAGAGCTGCCGGCAGTTTACAATCACTGAATGGGCATGGAACAGCAACAAGAAGCATGAGCATGAGCCCAAGATGTGGGACAACTTGGTCGACAACTTTTCGTCACacaaggaggagattgaccGGATACTAGGCGGTAAATAGTTGTATCTGACAGTTCTGTATTCTAATTGTAAAGAAATAACGTTGAAGCCACGTCGAAGCTCGCCAAATCccgtcatcttctcctcctaCCCGGCACCTTTCGCGCTTGTCTCCGCGCAAATCGGCACTGAAACGTTAGCGAGCCGTAGTGGATGCTACAGGGGAAGTGAGGCCCCCGCCAATCAGAGCAAGGCCTTTAGCGGTGACATCGCGGGGAACGAATACGAGGCAGATTAATTGTGGGCCGGGAGACGTCGTTCCGATGCCAACTGCATGGGCCGATTTTTGCTTGGCTTTAGGCCCCGGCCgaacaaagaagagaaggatcaAGCATAAATTTCCTGTCGACACTTGTTTCTTTGATTTCGTCACGATCAAGTCCCTCAATCTCACATCGTCAATCCTTACCTCGTTGGAAATCGAGCCAGCGCTTTTTGAAACCTCCTTTTGACGCCGATAACTCCGGTGATCGTGGTCTGACTGCCCAATATGACCACCTACGAGTTCGGCGGCCCGTGAGTGCATCTTCATCCCGACCTCTCGGCTATCTAATTCTAACTCTATCTCAACAGCTTGGGCGCCACCGGTATCGTCTTTGGTCTCCCCGTGTTAATGAGCGTCCTCTTCCTGGGCTGCAACGACGTTTCGGGATGTCCGGCGCCTGCTCTCCTGGACCCTCGCAGTCTGACCTGGGAGAAGTTGAGGGACCAGATTCCCTGGCCAGAGAATGGCATCTGGGGGTTTTGCAGCTGGAAGGCTTCCGGCTGGCTGGCCGCTTACTACCTCTTGAGTCTGTTCCTTTACCGGGTGCTGCCAGCCAAGCAAGTCTATGGTACAAAGTTGC is a window encoding:
- a CDS encoding Carboxylic ester hydrolase, which produces MTDSFVTLQTSSSTVQGVQDERFGRPVWHFRGIPYGRIPKRFHKPEYDALPRELDATKFGPQCPQPKVDVGHLLRLPRNVESPTIEEDEFNCLNLNISRPSSADIKDKGLFPVLVWIHGGSQCVTFASAASPVCDPTRFVAESVDNDKPIIVVTFNYRLNIFAFGDGVGERNLALQDQKLALQWVSDNIQDFGGDPKKITLAGESAGAVYVHAHVLSKTAPKSVYQAILASGSLHLSPPQPLEVGQGLLKRIKTELQARGDTMHDGSADSLVQALINCGVTSMWLQEEPDLDDWENRTENIDGIIISDVEYESAIWRSGVDLLKTEEIVEIIRDCSQDAPKLKELYHIYPERPVSSRLGVLDLINDTRFALPALEISERWRRNNKRVYQYIVDEANPWQASSRAHHAVDLIFLFGGIDLSFNPGADRVGKEMRQAWMTFMYGGSPWPESSIQAYGPYGNVEELDVQKYKARRRVHCFDYLRTMGTAQCRLLSGRLGAGRVSLLN
- a CDS encoding Homogentisate 1,2-dioxygenase; its protein translation is MAEKYDYQNIFHWAETQKDGSIPSFATRKNDPYEYQAGFNNHFESEAIPGTIPQGQNSPRVVRFGLYAEQLTTSFGAARHANKNSWLYRARPAVAHQGFTDLPQVEGTESCFLPLNPKVKVSPTQLAWLPFDIVDGADFVSGIRTIAGSGDPTLREGLATHTFTATKSMENRAFVNSDGDFLIVPQQGALDIQTEFGPLYVQPGEICVIQRGQRFKVSVEGPTRGYLLEIWGSNFELPELGPLGSNGMANARDFLHPKAKYNVTQNDPWEIVYKLGGQFFKSTQNHCPFDVIAWHGNYVPYKYDLTKFINVGSISVDHIDPSIFCVLTAKSRDPQAPLLDFLIFSPRWDVASHTYRPPYYHRNAASELMGLVYGEYAGRSDEFQPGGVSLETGFVPHGVAYEEFKAASAQPPPEMQISKGAIAFMFESCRQFTITEWAWNSNKKHEHEPKMWDNLVDNFSSHKEEIDRILGGK